From Quercus lobata isolate SW786 chromosome 1, ValleyOak3.0 Primary Assembly, whole genome shotgun sequence, one genomic window encodes:
- the LOC115982897 gene encoding ruBisCO large subunit-binding protein subunit alpha, with amino-acid sequence MASANAISTASILCSPKQSLRRNGNQQKQSNRLNFRQSSSRFVVRASAKEIAFDQHSRSALQAGIDKLADAVGLTLGPRGRNVVLDEFGSPKVVNDGVTIARAIELPDAMENAGAALIREVASKTNDSAGDGTTTASILAREIIKLGLLSVTSGANPVSIKKGIDKTVLGLVEELEKKARPVKGRDDIKAVATISAGNDDLIGTMIADAIDKVGPDGVLSIESSSSFETTVEVEEGMEIDRGYVSPQFVTNPEKMISEFENARVLVTDQKISAIKDIIPLLEKTTQLRAPLLIIAEDVTGEALATLVVNKLRGILNVAAIKAPGFGERRKALLQDIAILTGAEFQASDLGLLIENTSVEQLGLARKVTISKDSTTIIADAASKDELQARIAQLKKELAETDSVYDSEKLAERIAKLSGGVAVIKVGAATETELEDRKLRIEDAKNATFAAIEEGIVPGGGAALVHLSTIVPSIKDKIEDADERLGADIVQRALISPASLIAQNAGIEGEVVVEKIKVREWEIGYNAMTDKYENLVEAGVIDPAKVTRCALQNAASVAGMVLTTQAIVVEKPKPKTPMAAPPQGLTV; translated from the exons ATGGCATCAGCCAACGCTATCTCCACCGCCTCTATTCTCTGCTCTCCCAAACAG AGCTTGAGGAGGAATGGGAATCAGCAAAAACAGAGCAACAGGCTCAATTTCAGGCAATCGAGTAGCCGGTTTGTTGTGAGGGCTTCTGCAAAGGAAATCGCATTCGACCAGCATTCAAGGTCTGCATTACAGGCCGGAATTGATAAGCTTGCCGATGCTGTTGGCCTTACTCTTGGTCCTAGGG GGAGGAATGTTGTGTTGGATGAATTTGGAAGTCCTAAAGTAGTAAATGATGGAGTCACAATTGCGCGAGCTATTGAGCTCCCCGATGCTATGGAAAATGCTGGGGCAGCTCTCATTAGGGAG GTTGCAAGTAAAACAAATGACTCTGCTGGTGATGGGACAACGACTGCATCAATTCTGGCAAGGGAAATCATTAAACTGGGTCTTTTAAGCGTCACTTCTGGTGCTAATCCAGTCTCAATAAAGAAGGGGATTGATAAAACTGTTCTAGGGTTGGTAGAAGAGTTGGAGAAGAAGGCTAGGCCTGTTAAAGGTCGTGATGATATCAAAG CTGTTGCTACCATATCTGCTGGGAATGATGATCTTATTGGGACAATGATTGCGGATGCAATTGACAAGGTTGGGCCAGATGGTGTTTTGTCCATTGAGTCCTCATCTTCATTTGAGACAACCGTTGAAGTTGAAGAAGGAATGGAG ATTGACAGAGGTTATGTCTCCCCTCAATTTGTTACAAACCCTGAAAAGATGATTTCTGAGTTTGAGAATGCTAGAGTCTTGGTTACGGATCAGAAGATTTCAGCAATAAAGGACATAATTCCACTGTTAGAGAAGACCACACAATTGAGAGCCCCTTTACTTATAATTGCAGAGGATGTTACTGGGGAGGCCTTGGCTACTCTTGTTGTAAATAAACTACGGGGCATTCTCAATGTTGCTGCAATTAAAGCTCCTGGTTTTGGTGAGAGGAGAAAAGCTCTCCTTCAAGATATTGCCATTTTGACAG GAGCTGAGTTCCAAGCCAGTGATCTGGGTCTGCTTATTGAGAACACCTCTGTTGAGCAACTTGGTCTGGCTAGAAAGGTGACCATCTCCAAGGATTCCACCACCATTATTGCAGACGCTGCATCAAAGGATGAGTTACAAGCAAGGATTGCACAGTTGAAGAAGGAATTGGCAGAGACAGATTCAGTTTATGACTCAGAAAAACTAGCTGAGCGAATTGCCAAATTGTCTGGTGGGGTAGCTGTAATAAAGGTGGGTGCTGCAACAGAGACTGAACTTGAGGACCGTAAACTTCGTATTGAAGATGCCAAGAATGCTACTTTTGCAGCCATAGAGGAAGGGATTGTGCCTGGTGGTGGTGCTGCATTGGTTCATCTCTCAACTATAGTACCTTCAATTAAGGACAAGATTGAAGATGCAGATGAGCGACTAGGTGCTGATATTGTTCAGAGG GCACTGATTTCTCCAGCATCACTGATAGCTCAAAATGCCGGAATTGAAGGTGAGGTAGTTGTGGAGAAGATAAAGGTTAGGGAATGGGAAATTGGCTATAATGCCATGACAGACAAGTATGAGAACCTGGTGGAGGCTGGAGTTATTGATCCAGCCAAGGTGACTCGATGTGCGCTGCAAAATGCTGCTTCAGTTGCAGGAATGGTCCTGACCACTCAGGCCATTGTTGTGGAAAAGCCTAAGCCCAAGACACCTATGGCTGCTCCCCCACAAGGACTAACTGTGTAA